From Candidatus Sulfotelmatobacter sp., a single genomic window includes:
- a CDS encoding redoxin domain-containing protein — MTTHPGPTVGQRAPEFKLKGPGGQPVSLSDFRGRRHVVLAFFPLAFTPVCSHQLPELERSRARLESLGATLLGLSVDSWQTNEVFARQLGIGFPLLSDFKREVSRAYGVLDEERFYSGRAVFLVDRDGQLVYSDVSANPGDMAQIPSVAALIGSLEALPR; from the coding sequence ATGACCACTCATCCCGGACCCACCGTCGGCCAGCGCGCCCCGGAGTTCAAGCTCAAGGGGCCCGGCGGCCAGCCGGTCTCGCTCTCGGACTTTCGCGGCCGGCGCCACGTCGTGCTGGCGTTCTTCCCGCTCGCCTTCACGCCGGTGTGCTCGCACCAGCTTCCCGAGCTGGAGCGCTCGCGAGCGCGCCTCGAGTCGCTGGGCGCGACGCTGCTGGGCTTGAGCGTCGACAGCTGGCAGACGAACGAGGTGTTCGCGCGCCAGCTCGGGATCGGCTTCCCGCTGCTCTCGGATTTCAAGCGCGAGGTGAGCCGCGCCTACGGGGTGTTGGATGAGGAGCGCTTCTACAGCGGCCGCGCGGTTTTTCTCGTGGATCGGGACGGACAGCTGGTCTACTCCGACGTGAGCGCGAACCCCGGCGACATGGCGCAGATCCCGAGCGTCGCGGCCTTGATCGGGAGTCTCGAAGCGCTTCCGCGCTGA
- a CDS encoding thioredoxin family protein, giving the protein MRRFRGLLVLAVMLLPGVPFAGAPPAPAGPQWRTWNDGMRQAAASGRPVLVDVYTTWCGWCRRMDRDVYSRDDVARYLRDRYVTVRLDAESQDAAEYLGRRYTSAQIAQHFQVSGYPTTIFLRASGEHMANVPGYVEPDRFLLLLRYVAEGHADRNEPFTDFERQQTTGRGAH; this is encoded by the coding sequence ATGCGACGATTCCGTGGCCTGTTGGTTCTGGCGGTGATGCTGCTGCCGGGGGTTCCCTTCGCCGGCGCGCCTCCCGCGCCAGCGGGTCCTCAATGGCGCACCTGGAACGACGGCATGCGCCAGGCCGCGGCCAGTGGCCGGCCGGTGCTGGTGGACGTCTACACCACCTGGTGTGGCTGGTGCCGGAGAATGGATCGCGACGTCTATTCCCGCGACGACGTCGCCCGCTACCTGCGTGACCGGTACGTGACGGTGCGGCTCGACGCTGAATCCCAGGACGCCGCCGAATACCTGGGCCGGCGCTACACCTCGGCGCAGATCGCGCAGCATTTCCAGGTGTCGGGCTACCCGACCACGATCTTCCTGCGCGCCTCGGGGGAGCACATGGCCAACGTCCCGGGCTACGTCGAGCCCGATCGCTTCCTGCTGCTGCTGCGCTACGTGGCCGAAGGCCACGCCGACCGCAACGAGCCGTTCACCGATTTCGAGCGACAGCAGACGACCGGACGCGGCGCTCACTGA
- a CDS encoding 3'-5' exonuclease, with protein MSLLAGRLEALDTETTGMSPASGHVLVELARVRLENGEIAERWSSLVRPGRPVPADAAAVHGITDAMVADAPLPGEVAPIFRNGCGDAMLVLHNAPFDLPFLAAFLRGAGARPLWNPVVDTLGLARGLFGSGSNSLGALAARFSLPAESAHRALGDALTTARLFLLLAERWERERGIRTLAELAAASQDVVRLAGRR; from the coding sequence GTGTCGCTCCTCGCCGGCCGCCTCGAGGCGCTCGACACCGAGACCACCGGCATGAGTCCCGCGTCCGGCCACGTGCTCGTGGAGTTGGCGCGCGTGCGCCTCGAGAACGGCGAGATCGCCGAGCGCTGGTCGAGCCTGGTGCGGCCCGGGCGGCCGGTCCCCGCCGACGCCGCCGCGGTCCACGGCATCACCGATGCGATGGTCGCCGACGCGCCGCTCCCCGGCGAGGTGGCGCCGATCTTCCGGAACGGCTGTGGCGACGCGATGCTGGTGCTGCACAACGCGCCGTTCGATCTACCGTTCCTGGCCGCCTTCCTGCGCGGCGCCGGGGCGCGGCCGCTGTGGAATCCGGTGGTGGACACGCTCGGCCTCGCGCGCGGGTTGTTCGGGTCCGGCAGCAATTCGCTGGGCGCGCTGGCGGCGAGATTTTCGCTGCCTGCCGAATCGGCACATCGCGCGCTCGGTGACGCGCTCACCACCGCGCGTCTGTTCCTGCTGCTCGCCGAACGCTGGGAGCGCGAGAGGGGCATCCGCACGCTGGCGGAGCTGGCGGCGGCGAGCCAGGACGTGGTGCGCCTCGCCGGGCGTCGGTGA